The Gammaproteobacteria bacterium genome window below encodes:
- a CDS encoding DUF3412 domain-containing protein, giving the protein MNYEVIDAHVYPDGQLDVLSKIEVSRLLDTSQGGLYRLFRNSSLAVLNCGNPLNDGKELLERYQSFDIILIQEEKGISLKLKNAPASAFVDNTIIKGIGEHLFAVLRDIIYVNDEIYSNPKLDLNTSEGITDAVFHILRNADVLQPNTEPNLVVCWGGHSIGRKEYDYSKEVGYELGLRGLNICTGCGPGAMKGPMKGATIGHAKQRIRSSQYLGLTEPGIIAAEPPNPIVNDLVILPDIEKRLEAFVRLGHAMLVFPGGVGTAEEIFYTLGILMHPSNRDIPFPLIFTGPESAKDYFMEIDNFILSTLGKEAQKFYKLIIADSEAVAKEVQNGIKKVRKYRENKNDAYYFNWTLNIDPMMQVPFIPNHENMLALQLHFNQEKYQLAANIRNALSGIVAGNVKEEGIKAIEENGPFKIKGDQEILKPLSLLLESFAAMQRMKISSNGYIPCYEIE; this is encoded by the coding sequence ATGAATTACGAAGTTATCGATGCACATGTCTATCCCGATGGGCAATTGGATGTTTTATCTAAAATTGAAGTAAGTCGATTACTCGACACTAGCCAAGGTGGTTTATACAGACTATTTCGTAATTCCTCACTAGCAGTACTGAATTGTGGAAATCCTCTTAATGATGGGAAAGAATTATTAGAACGATATCAATCATTTGACATCATCTTAATTCAAGAAGAAAAAGGTATTAGCCTAAAATTAAAAAATGCACCTGCCAGCGCATTTGTCGACAACACTATAATTAAAGGTATTGGTGAACATCTATTTGCAGTATTACGAGATATTATTTATGTAAATGATGAAATATATTCAAACCCTAAACTGGATTTGAATACCTCAGAAGGAATCACTGATGCGGTATTTCACATTCTTCGTAATGCAGATGTACTGCAACCCAACACAGAACCTAACTTAGTCGTTTGTTGGGGTGGCCACTCAATTGGCAGAAAAGAATATGATTATTCTAAAGAAGTAGGCTACGAATTAGGCTTACGTGGCTTAAATATATGCACAGGTTGTGGCCCCGGCGCAATGAAAGGTCCAATGAAAGGTGCCACCATTGGGCATGCCAAACAACGCATCAGAAGCTCACAGTATTTAGGACTAACCGAGCCCGGAATTATTGCTGCTGAGCCACCTAACCCCATAGTGAATGACTTGGTTATATTACCTGACATTGAAAAACGTTTAGAAGCATTTGTACGTCTTGGACATGCCATGCTCGTGTTTCCTGGCGGCGTTGGCACTGCAGAAGAAATTTTCTATACCCTCGGTATTTTAATGCATCCGAGTAATCGGGATATTCCTTTCCCATTAATTTTTACCGGACCAGAAAGTGCAAAAGATTATTTTATGGAAATAGATAACTTTATCTTAAGCACTTTAGGCAAAGAAGCCCAAAAGTTTTATAAACTTATCATTGCAGATTCTGAAGCGGTTGCCAAAGAAGTTCAAAATGGTATTAAAAAAGTCAGAAAATATCGTGAAAATAAAAATGACGCTTACTACTTTAATTGGACACTCAACATAGACCCAATGATGCAAGTGCCCTTTATTCCTAACCATGAGAATATGCTGGCCTTACAGCTACACTTTAATCAAGAAAAATATCAGCTTGCCGCAAACATTCGTAACGCCTTATCAGGGATCGTTGCGGGCAATGTAAAAGAAGAAGGTATTAAAGCTATAGAAGAAAATGGTCCATTTAAAATCAAAGGTGATCAGGAAATATTGAAACCTTTATCTTTATTATTAGAATCTTTTGCAGCTATGCAGCGAATGAAAATTTCAAGTAACGGCTACATACCTTGCTATGAAATTGAATGA
- the fae gene encoding formaldehyde-activating enzyme: MSGRIGMRVGESLVAGGPAGTAAEPEVVIGELDGPVGTAFATLLGDQVKGHSRVLAIMNTDIQVRPATLMVSKVTVKDERYTNILMGTVQGAIANGVLDAVRAGDIPKEKANDIGIIVSVWLNPLVAKADDLDHKILFDIHRKAMASAIHKAMNNEPSIDWLLENQEEITHKYYQMGLDGKI; this comes from the coding sequence ATGTCTGGAAGAATTGGAATGCGAGTAGGTGAATCATTAGTTGCTGGTGGCCCAGCGGGAACTGCTGCGGAGCCAGAAGTTGTAATTGGTGAGCTAGATGGTCCTGTAGGCACAGCATTTGCAACATTACTTGGAGACCAAGTTAAGGGTCATTCAAGAGTACTTGCAATCATGAATACAGATATCCAAGTTCGCCCTGCAACCTTGATGGTAAGTAAAGTAACGGTTAAAGACGAGCGCTATACCAATATTTTAATGGGCACGGTTCAAGGCGCGATAGCAAATGGTGTATTAGATGCAGTGCGTGCAGGCGACATCCCTAAAGAAAAAGCAAATGATATTGGTATTATTGTATCGGTTTGGTTGAATCCTTTAGTAGCCAAAGCGGATGACTTAGATCATAAAATTTTATTTGATATCCATCGTAAAGCGATGGCAAGCGCTATTCATAAAGCAATGAATAATGAACCCAGTATTGATTGGTTGTTAGAGAACCAAGAAGAGATTACACATAAGTATTATCAAATGGGTTTGGATGGGAAGATATAA
- a CDS encoding ferritin, translating to MANEGYHEPIGEISDETRDMHRAITSLMEELEAVDWYNQRVDACKDADLKAILAHNRDEEKEHAAMVLEWIRRKDPVMDKELKDYLFTDKEIAHK from the coding sequence ATGGCAAATGAAGGTTATCATGAACCAATAGGTGAAATATCGGATGAAACGCGTGACATGCACCGTGCGATAACATCTTTAATGGAAGAGCTCGAGGCCGTGGATTGGTATAACCAACGTGTAGATGCTTGTAAAGACGCTGACTTGAAAGCCATCCTAGCGCATAACCGTGATGAGGAAAAAGAGCATGCAGCAATGGTATTGGAATGGATACGTCGCAAAGACCCTGTCATGGATAAAGAGTTAAAAGATTATCTTTTCACTGATAAAGAAATCGCTCATAAATAA
- a CDS encoding MBL fold metallo-hydrolase, with product MIFRQLFEPSSSTYTYLVACQEQGVVALIDPVLETMKRDLELIQQLGLKLTYTIDTHIHADHLTSATKLKAVTGSEIVYPKQAELPCADIQIEEGKVFRIGSVELHPLFTPGHTDHHYAYLIDHAPQQMVFTGDALLIDACGRNDFQSGDAGMLFDSIQQKLFTLSDETLVYPGHDYSGHHISSIAQEKARNPRLGNDMPRNEFIHMMDSLDLPYPRKIDFAVPGNEACGVCPPNVPEEMRSPCEVHDQG from the coding sequence ATGATTTTTCGCCAACTATTTGAACCTAGTTCCTCTACCTATACTTATCTTGTTGCTTGCCAAGAGCAAGGTGTTGTTGCGTTAATTGATCCTGTATTAGAAACGATGAAGCGAGATCTAGAGCTCATTCAACAGCTAGGGTTGAAGCTCACGTACACGATCGATACACATATCCACGCAGACCATCTCACTAGCGCAACTAAGCTTAAGGCGGTAACTGGAAGTGAAATTGTTTATCCTAAACAAGCTGAGTTGCCTTGTGCAGATATTCAGATAGAAGAGGGTAAGGTTTTCCGTATTGGCTCAGTAGAACTACATCCATTATTTACGCCGGGACATACAGATCATCACTATGCATATTTAATAGATCATGCACCGCAACAGATGGTGTTTACAGGCGATGCCTTGCTAATAGATGCGTGTGGCCGAAACGATTTTCAATCTGGTGATGCAGGAATGCTATTTGATAGTATTCAACAAAAGTTGTTTACGTTGTCTGATGAAACCTTAGTCTATCCTGGGCATGATTATTCTGGACATCATATTAGTAGTATTGCGCAAGAGAAGGCGCGCAATCCAAGGCTGGGAAATGATATGCCAAGAAATGAATTTATACATATGATGGACAGCTTAGATTTACCGTACCCAAGAAAAATAGATTTCGCGGTTCCCGGAAATGAAGCTTGTGGGGTATGTCCACCTAATGTACCTGAAGAAATGCGTAGTCCATGCGAAGTGCATGATCAGGGCTGA